A genomic stretch from Marinobacter fonticola includes:
- the fliS gene encoding flagellar export chaperone FliS: MNGLQAYQRVNTQTSITDADPHKLIQLLYNGALERINMAKARMQAKDFEGKGRLISKTIEIIGGLRSFLDFEKGGELVQRLEALYDYMERALFDANRLNDVAKLDEVSSLLRQVKDGWDSIREEVLGGQQAAV, translated from the coding sequence ATGAACGGTTTACAGGCATACCAACGAGTTAACACCCAAACCAGCATCACCGATGCGGACCCTCACAAGCTGATTCAGCTTCTGTATAACGGTGCGCTGGAGCGTATCAATATGGCCAAAGCCCGCATGCAGGCCAAGGATTTCGAGGGCAAGGGGCGCCTGATCAGCAAGACTATCGAAATCATTGGTGGCTTGCGTAGCTTTCTTGATTTTGAGAAAGGCGGTGAATTGGTGCAGCGTCTTGAAGCGCTGTATGACTATATGGAGCGCGCGCTGTTCGATGCGAACCGTCTTAACGACGTCGCTAAGCTCGATGAAGTATCCAGTCTGCTACGTCAGGTAAAAGACGGCTGGGACAGTATTCGCGAAGAAGTCCTAGGTGGCCAGCAAGCTGCGGTTTAA
- the fliD gene encoding flagellar filament capping protein FliD translates to MAGISSLGIGSGVLNSDLVDQLVTAERKPATQRLDFNQQRTEALISAYGTLRSAITELRLPMRQLSSPEGLKSFSATSSNEDVAVTLDSSKASRGSYTVQVDSLAQSQSLASGTWDSKDSTTIGTGSLTVFVGSESKNIAIDGTNNTLQGLADAINEADIGATAGIVDTGAGFRLVLSSEETGTDNAISISVNDTDGNNTDTAGLSAFAFNGTVQNLTETVAAKDAVVQVNGISITRQSNTIENVIDGLTFDLKAEGITSTVKVSQDTGAVADRVQTFLDKFNTLQQTIQGLSGYNAESGRGGLLSGDSTVRNVQNQLRGMLTGIVPGLEDAGVRSLADVGITTDYKTGQLAFDRSVFEEQLKTYPDDVVALFAEQGRSSDSQIEFVGSNLNTEPGEYKVNITQIATQGGVSGTNVGTASVTIDANNDALTFKVDGSSSVSIQLTAGTYTRDALAQEIQARLDENAVLSSSGQSVKVAFDPGAGALTFTSGAFGSESNVSITSVDTNSAADLGLSVTSGTAGQDVAGTINGQRATGEGQVLFVEGATAAAGMQVRVTGGSTGARGSISFIEGIGERAVNMVTDMVGAGGVLEARTDSLQDELKEIAEQRVQLEDRITSYRERLVSQFSAADALISQLNSTRDYVTQQLAALAPNKRDN, encoded by the coding sequence ATGGCAGGTATATCTTCACTAGGCATTGGTTCAGGGGTTCTGAATTCGGATCTTGTCGACCAGTTGGTGACAGCTGAACGTAAACCGGCGACCCAGCGGCTGGACTTTAACCAGCAGCGTACCGAGGCATTAATTTCTGCCTATGGCACGCTGCGCAGTGCAATTACCGAACTACGCCTGCCGATGCGTCAACTCAGTTCGCCGGAAGGCCTTAAATCGTTCTCGGCCACGTCGTCCAATGAAGACGTTGCGGTCACTCTCGATAGCAGCAAAGCCAGCCGTGGAAGCTATACCGTTCAGGTGGACAGCCTTGCGCAGTCGCAGTCGTTGGCTTCCGGAACATGGGACAGCAAAGACAGCACGACGATCGGTACCGGCTCGCTGACGGTTTTTGTCGGTAGTGAAAGTAAAAATATCGCCATAGACGGTACGAATAACACGCTTCAGGGTTTAGCCGACGCTATTAACGAAGCCGATATCGGGGCAACCGCCGGTATTGTCGATACAGGGGCGGGCTTTCGTCTGGTTTTGTCCTCGGAAGAAACGGGCACTGACAATGCCATCAGTATTTCGGTGAACGACACTGACGGCAACAATACCGACACGGCCGGACTATCGGCTTTTGCCTTCAACGGTACCGTTCAAAATTTAACTGAAACTGTAGCGGCTAAAGATGCCGTGGTGCAGGTTAACGGGATATCCATCACCCGACAGTCAAACACCATCGAAAATGTCATCGATGGATTGACCTTTGACTTAAAAGCAGAAGGTATAACCTCGACCGTTAAGGTTTCTCAAGATACCGGAGCTGTCGCGGACCGGGTTCAAACCTTTCTAGATAAGTTCAATACGTTGCAGCAGACCATCCAAGGTCTTTCAGGTTACAACGCCGAGAGCGGCCGGGGCGGTTTGCTTTCCGGAGATTCGACGGTTCGTAATGTCCAGAACCAGTTGAGGGGCATGTTGACCGGCATCGTCCCCGGCCTTGAAGACGCGGGCGTCCGCTCGCTGGCGGATGTGGGGATCACAACGGATTACAAGACCGGTCAGCTCGCTTTCGACCGCTCGGTGTTCGAAGAACAACTGAAGACATATCCCGATGACGTTGTAGCTCTGTTTGCAGAGCAGGGGCGCTCGAGCGACTCGCAAATTGAGTTTGTGGGAAGCAACCTGAATACCGAGCCCGGCGAGTATAAAGTCAATATCACACAGATTGCCACTCAGGGTGGGGTTTCCGGTACGAACGTCGGTACCGCTTCTGTGACTATCGACGCCAACAACGATGCGCTGACTTTTAAAGTTGATGGTAGTAGTTCAGTCAGTATCCAGTTGACCGCCGGCACCTATACCCGCGACGCGCTTGCTCAGGAAATCCAGGCCAGGCTTGATGAGAACGCTGTGCTCAGCTCCAGCGGCCAATCCGTGAAGGTTGCTTTTGATCCCGGCGCTGGCGCGCTGACGTTTACTTCAGGTGCGTTCGGTAGTGAATCCAACGTAAGCATCACTTCCGTGGATACGAATTCTGCTGCTGACCTTGGTCTGTCCGTAACCTCAGGTACGGCTGGCCAGGATGTTGCGGGCACGATTAATGGTCAACGAGCAACCGGTGAAGGTCAGGTTCTGTTTGTCGAGGGCGCGACAGCCGCTGCCGGTATGCAAGTTCGTGTGACGGGTGGAAGCACAGGTGCCCGGGGTTCGATTAGCTTTATTGAGGGTATCGGCGAGCGTGCGGTAAACATGGTGACCGACATGGTCGGCGCCGGGGGCGTGCTGGAAGCTCGCACAGACAGCTTGCAAGACGAATTAAAGGAAATAGCAGAACAGCGCGTGCAGCTGGAAGATCGGATTACCTCCTACCGTGAACGCTTGGTCTCTCAATTCTCCGCAGCGGATGCATTGATCTCGCAACTTAATAGCACAAGAGATTACGTCACGCAGCAGCTCGCGGCGCTGGCCCCGAACAAACGCGATAACTAA